In one window of Opitutus sp. GAS368 DNA:
- a CDS encoding glycoside hydrolase family 3 N-terminal domain-containing protein yields the protein MEKSIYQRPSAPVADRVTDLLSRMTVREKIAQLTGFWNPAPAPAIATGEFFTADYFRRHIPDGVGSVGPSNIPLEQDVRYRNEMQRFLLEQTRLGVPVIFHDEGCHGLMKPGATSFPSPLGLASSWDPAMLQEIFDVVAREMRTRGAQHALTPVIDVARDPRWGRFDETFGEDPFLNSRLGLAAVRGLQGSADGTVDGQHVMATLKHYAGHGTPEGGLNCSPSLCGPRELREVHLSPFEYVLRHGHPAAVMPSYNEIDGIPSHANEWLLQDVLRGEWGFRGLIVSDYFGVMRLHAGHQVAPSKAAAARLALKAGVDLELPVPYGFPLLEECLAEGSVKIDEIDAAVARILAWKFQLGLFENPYCDPANALAAVQAKGRRELALRAAEESIVLLKNDGDLLPLSPARFKRIAVIGPNANVVRLGGYSGDPLQAVSLLEGIRAKVGAGAEVLHAPGCILVKNEPAAAYDRWKMEVVEMAGDAENRGLIEAARKLAETADVVILAVGETETLCREAYSDKVVGDAVTLDFVGSQNALIEAVVGTGKPVVLYLMNGRPMQITALSKQVPAIIEGWYMGQETGVAAANILFGDVVPSGKLTVSIPRSVGHLPAYYSKKPYAGPFPYVFSENGALYPFGHGLSYVKFAYARPGLKNAEIRPDEETVATIEVTNAGGREADEIVQLYVHGEVSLVTRPVKELKGFQRIRLKPGETRKVEFPITRETLAAWDARMKYRVQPGTYRIVMGGSSAATEAATLRVLD from the coding sequence ATGGAAAAATCAATCTACCAACGACCCTCTGCTCCCGTGGCAGATCGGGTCACCGATCTTCTTTCCCGCATGACCGTCCGGGAAAAAATCGCCCAACTGACCGGGTTCTGGAACCCGGCGCCCGCGCCGGCCATTGCCACAGGCGAATTCTTCACGGCCGACTATTTCCGCCGGCACATTCCCGATGGCGTGGGAAGTGTCGGACCCTCCAACATCCCGCTCGAGCAGGACGTGCGCTATCGGAACGAGATGCAGCGCTTTTTGCTCGAGCAGACGCGGCTGGGCGTTCCCGTCATCTTTCACGATGAGGGCTGCCACGGGCTGATGAAGCCCGGCGCCACCAGTTTCCCGAGCCCGCTGGGCCTGGCCAGTTCCTGGGATCCGGCAATGCTGCAGGAGATCTTCGATGTGGTCGCGCGCGAGATGCGGACGCGGGGGGCGCAGCACGCCCTGACGCCGGTGATCGATGTGGCGCGGGATCCGCGCTGGGGCCGGTTTGACGAAACTTTTGGCGAGGATCCCTTTCTCAACAGCCGGCTGGGACTGGCGGCCGTCAGGGGATTGCAGGGTTCGGCGGACGGGACGGTGGATGGCCAGCATGTCATGGCGACCCTGAAGCATTACGCCGGCCACGGCACCCCGGAGGGTGGCCTGAATTGCAGCCCCAGCCTCTGCGGTCCGCGCGAGTTGCGGGAGGTTCACTTGTCTCCCTTCGAGTATGTTTTGCGGCACGGCCATCCTGCGGCGGTCATGCCTTCGTATAATGAGATCGACGGAATCCCGTCGCACGCGAACGAGTGGCTTTTGCAGGACGTGTTGCGCGGCGAGTGGGGCTTTCGCGGCCTCATCGTTTCGGATTACTTCGGCGTCATGCGCCTGCACGCCGGGCATCAGGTGGCCCCCAGCAAAGCCGCGGCCGCGCGGCTGGCACTGAAAGCCGGCGTGGATCTGGAGCTGCCCGTGCCTTATGGGTTTCCTTTGCTTGAGGAGTGCCTCGCCGAGGGCAGCGTGAAGATCGACGAGATCGATGCCGCCGTGGCCCGGATTCTCGCCTGGAAGTTCCAGCTCGGTCTTTTTGAGAACCCCTATTGCGATCCAGCCAACGCGCTGGCCGCGGTGCAGGCGAAAGGACGGCGCGAACTCGCGTTGCGGGCGGCGGAGGAATCCATCGTGCTTCTGAAAAACGACGGGGATCTGCTGCCTCTCAGCCCGGCCCGCTTCAAGCGCATCGCCGTCATCGGGCCGAACGCCAATGTCGTGCGGTTGGGTGGCTATAGCGGAGACCCGCTGCAGGCCGTTTCCCTGCTCGAGGGAATCCGGGCAAAGGTCGGCGCGGGCGCGGAAGTCCTGCACGCCCCGGGTTGCATCCTGGTCAAAAACGAACCGGCCGCCGCTTATGACCGGTGGAAAATGGAAGTGGTGGAAATGGCCGGCGACGCGGAAAATCGCGGCCTGATCGAGGCGGCGCGAAAACTGGCGGAGACGGCCGACGTGGTGATCCTCGCCGTCGGCGAGACCGAAACCCTTTGCCGCGAAGCCTACTCCGACAAGGTCGTGGGCGACGCCGTCACGCTCGATTTTGTCGGTTCGCAAAACGCGCTGATCGAGGCCGTCGTCGGAACAGGCAAACCTGTCGTGTTGTATCTCATGAATGGCCGGCCGATGCAAATCACGGCGCTCAGCAAGCAGGTGCCGGCCATCATTGAGGGCTGGTATATGGGGCAGGAAACCGGCGTGGCCGCGGCGAACATCCTCTTTGGGGACGTCGTTCCTTCCGGGAAGCTCACCGTTTCCATTCCTCGCTCGGTCGGACACCTGCCCGCCTATTATTCCAAGAAGCCCTATGCCGGGCCTTTCCCTTATGTCTTCTCCGAAAACGGGGCGCTGTATCCTTTCGGCCACGGCTTGAGCTATGTGAAGTTCGCCTATGCCCGGCCGGGGCTGAAGAACGCCGAGATCCGGCCCGACGAGGAAACGGTGGCCACCATCGAAGTCACCAATGCCGGCGGCCGGGAGGCGGACGAAATCGTCCAACTGTATGTGCATGGCGAGGTCAGCCTGGTGACCCGGCCGGTCAAGGAGCTTAAGGGCTTCCAGCGTATTCGCCTAAAGCCGGGTGAGACCAGGAAAGTGGAGTTTCCGATTACCCGGGAGACACTGGCGGCCTGGGATGCCCGGATGAAATATCGGGTCCAGCCGGGTACTTATCGCATTGTGATGGGAGGCTCTTCCGCGGCGACGGAGGCGGCGACTTTGCGGGTGCTCGACTGA
- a CDS encoding sugar porter family MFS transporter, which yields MAGTDLHYLVPICLVATLGGLLFGYDTGVISGALEPLTVRFGLSDFMRGWATGCVLIGCAAGVLVVGPISDRFGRKRALFIAAAMFFLSALGTALPRDIGLFVFFRFLGGVGIGIASISTPMYIAEIAPAHLRGRLVAVNQIAIVCGIAATSFINYFIAGAGSEAWLVETGWRSMFAAGILPATLFGGLLFRIPESPRWLVERGRGNEAREILTRVGGRDIAVAEVANIKEALTLETGTWAELFSGPMRRPLFVGITLAILQQITGINVFLYFGATIFQRLSASTGVDAGLLQQIVINGACVLFTVIAIATVDRWGRRPLMLLGATGMGLSLVAMGCMAQYSADPNGGILGLILLYIACFGLSVGPVTWVILAEISPTAIRGRALGLAAFFLWLADYAVTQTFPMMDAKGSWFVARFHHAFPFYVYAACCAVLVLVVLTVVPETKGRTLEEIGRDWRKTGPSQA from the coding sequence GTGGCCGGCACCGACCTTCACTACCTGGTCCCGATCTGCCTCGTCGCTACCTTGGGCGGCCTGCTCTTCGGTTACGACACCGGCGTGATTTCCGGGGCCCTCGAGCCTTTGACGGTGAGGTTTGGTCTCAGCGATTTCATGCGGGGCTGGGCCACCGGGTGCGTTCTCATCGGCTGCGCCGCCGGGGTGCTCGTGGTTGGGCCGATCTCCGACCGGTTTGGACGCAAACGCGCGCTGTTTATCGCAGCGGCCATGTTCTTCCTGTCCGCTCTTGGCACCGCGCTGCCCCGGGACATCGGCTTGTTCGTGTTTTTTCGTTTCCTGGGTGGAGTCGGCATCGGGATCGCCTCGATTTCGACGCCAATGTATATTGCGGAGATCGCCCCGGCCCATCTGCGCGGACGGTTGGTGGCGGTGAATCAGATCGCGATTGTCTGCGGGATCGCGGCGACCTCGTTCATCAACTACTTCATCGCCGGGGCGGGCAGCGAGGCGTGGCTCGTCGAGACCGGCTGGCGCTCGATGTTCGCCGCCGGGATCCTGCCGGCGACTCTGTTCGGCGGGCTGCTCTTCCGGATTCCGGAAAGTCCGCGCTGGCTGGTGGAACGGGGTCGCGGGAACGAGGCGCGGGAAATCCTGACTCGGGTGGGCGGCCGGGACATCGCCGTGGCGGAGGTCGCGAACATCAAGGAGGCCCTCACTCTGGAGACGGGGACCTGGGCTGAACTTTTCTCCGGTCCGATGCGCCGGCCGCTCTTCGTCGGCATCACGCTGGCCATCCTGCAACAGATCACGGGGATCAATGTCTTCCTCTATTTCGGCGCGACCATTTTCCAGCGCCTGAGCGCTTCAACCGGTGTGGACGCCGGGCTGCTCCAGCAGATCGTCATCAACGGGGCCTGTGTTCTTTTCACGGTGATTGCCATCGCGACCGTGGATCGTTGGGGGCGCCGGCCCCTGATGCTGCTCGGCGCGACCGGTATGGGTCTCAGCCTCGTCGCGATGGGCTGCATGGCGCAGTATTCAGCCGATCCAAACGGCGGTATTTTGGGACTAATCCTGCTTTATATCGCCTGCTTCGGCCTGTCGGTTGGGCCGGTGACCTGGGTTATTCTCGCCGAGATTTCCCCGACGGCGATTCGCGGCCGGGCCTTGGGGCTCGCCGCTTTCTTTCTTTGGCTCGCCGACTATGCCGTTACGCAGACCTTTCCCATGATGGATGCCAAAGGTTCATGGTTTGTGGCGCGGTTCCATCATGCCTTCCCCTTCTATGTTTACGCGGCCTGCTGCGCGGTCCTCGTGCTCGTTGTCCTAACCGTCGTTCCGGAAACCAAGGGGCGGACCCTCGAGGAGATCGGGCGGGATTGGCGGAAAACCGGCCCGAGTCAGGCCTGA
- a CDS encoding right-handed parallel beta-helix repeat-containing protein — translation MKPLPRQSILALLLAGLAVQPGLARDLHVSASSSEAANGSVARPYHTISAAAQVAVPGDTVIVHEGTYRERITPPRGGDSEERRIVYQAAPGEKVTIKGSEVIKGWKPFSDNVWQVTLPNGFFGSYNPYQDLVQGDWFEAKGRPHHTGEVYLNGKSLYEVPLLPKVLDPQSFPDSRDREASTWTWFCESDDRSTHIYANFHGKNPNDELVEINVRDSCFYPATTGCDYITVRGFRLTQAATQWAAPTAEQIGLIGTNWSKGWIIEDNVISDSKCAGITLGKDRASGQNVWSADPTRDGALHYNELIERVLKAGWSREQVGSHVVRRNTIFNCEQAGICGSLGAIFSEITDNHVYNIWVKRQFAGEEIAGIKLHAAIDVLIKGNRVHHAGRGIWLDWMAQGTRVSANLCYDNDRDDLFMEVNHGPFVVDNNLFLSGLSLRDWSEGGAYVHNLFGGRIENRAEPNRATPYHAAHSTAVMGVRLIEGGDNRFYNNLFCGGDEPSTLPESINDEVPRRIFGYGLWMYDHAANPVKAGGNIYLRGARPAVVDATSLVFTGAGPAWRFEDLGQSGHLILSLPTEASGSQVPLIATTGLGKTKISGLPFESPTGKPLVVDSDYFGKKRDSRNAGVGPFADPASSQRRIKLW, via the coding sequence ATGAAGCCATTGCCCAGACAGTCTATTCTGGCGCTCCTCCTGGCAGGGCTGGCCGTCCAACCCGGCCTTGCCAGGGATCTTCACGTCTCGGCTTCCAGCAGCGAGGCGGCCAACGGCTCGGTGGCCCGGCCTTACCACACCATCTCCGCCGCGGCGCAAGTGGCGGTGCCGGGTGACACGGTCATCGTGCACGAGGGAACTTACCGCGAGCGGATCACACCGCCCCGCGGCGGCGATTCGGAAGAACGGAGAATTGTCTATCAGGCGGCGCCGGGGGAAAAGGTGACCATCAAGGGATCGGAGGTGATCAAGGGGTGGAAGCCGTTCTCTGACAACGTGTGGCAGGTGACGCTCCCGAACGGCTTCTTCGGCAGCTATAATCCCTACCAGGATCTTGTGCAGGGCGACTGGTTCGAGGCCAAGGGAAGGCCGCACCATACCGGTGAGGTCTATCTGAACGGGAAGTCCCTCTACGAGGTGCCGCTTCTGCCGAAGGTGCTGGATCCGCAGTCGTTTCCGGACAGCCGCGATCGCGAAGCATCTACCTGGACCTGGTTCTGCGAAAGCGACGACCGAAGCACGCATATCTATGCGAACTTCCACGGAAAGAATCCCAACGACGAGTTGGTTGAGATCAATGTGCGCGACAGCTGCTTTTATCCCGCCACCACCGGTTGCGACTACATCACGGTGCGGGGCTTTCGTCTGACTCAGGCGGCCACGCAGTGGGCGGCGCCCACGGCCGAGCAGATCGGACTCATCGGCACGAATTGGAGCAAGGGCTGGATCATCGAGGACAATGTCATCAGTGATTCCAAATGCGCGGGCATCACCCTCGGCAAGGATCGGGCGTCCGGCCAGAATGTCTGGAGTGCCGATCCGACCAGGGATGGCGCCCTGCATTACAACGAGCTCATCGAGCGGGTGCTGAAGGCGGGCTGGTCGCGGGAGCAGGTCGGCTCCCATGTGGTCCGTCGCAACACCATCTTCAATTGCGAGCAGGCCGGCATATGCGGAAGCCTCGGGGCGATCTTCAGTGAGATCACGGACAACCATGTCTACAACATCTGGGTCAAACGCCAGTTCGCGGGCGAGGAGATCGCTGGCATCAAGCTTCACGCCGCGATCGACGTGCTCATCAAGGGCAATCGCGTACATCATGCCGGCCGGGGAATATGGCTGGACTGGATGGCGCAGGGCACCCGGGTCAGCGCCAACCTTTGCTACGATAACGACCGGGACGACCTGTTCATGGAGGTGAACCACGGGCCATTCGTGGTGGACAACAACCTTTTCCTTTCCGGGCTGAGCCTGCGCGACTGGTCGGAGGGCGGTGCGTATGTCCACAATCTTTTCGGCGGCCGGATCGAAAACCGCGCGGAGCCCAACCGGGCCACGCCCTACCATGCGGCGCATTCCACCGCCGTGATGGGCGTGCGACTGATCGAAGGGGGCGACAATCGTTTTTATAACAATCTCTTCTGTGGAGGCGACGAACCGTCTACGCTTCCGGAATCCATCAACGACGAGGTTCCGCGGCGGATTTTCGGCTATGGCCTCTGGATGTATGACCATGCGGCGAATCCAGTGAAGGCGGGCGGCAATATTTATTTGCGGGGAGCCCGTCCCGCGGTCGTCGATGCCACCTCGTTGGTGTTCACCGGTGCCGGCCCTGCATGGCGGTTTGAAGACTTGGGCCAGAGCGGCCATCTTATCCTGTCACTGCCGACGGAGGCGTCCGGAAGCCAGGTTCCCTTGATCGCGACGACAGGGCTGGGGAAAACCAAAATCTCCGGACTGCCTTTTGAAAGCCCGACGGGAAAGCCACTGGTGGTGGACTCGGATTATTTTGGGAAAAAGCGCGATTCGCGCAACGCCGGCGTCGGGCCGTTCGCCGATCCCGCGTCCAGCCAGCGGCGGATTAAATTGTGGTGA
- a CDS encoding beta-galactosidase, with protein sequence MPLLPKLPSTLAYGGDYNPEQWPESVWLEDVRLMREAGVNLVSLGIFSWSKLQPAEDRFDFTWLDRVMDLLAQNGIIVCLATATASPPPWMSAKYLDVLPVDASGLPLHQGSRQHYSPSSPTYRRHAGQLVRRIAERYRDHPALAVWHVNNEYACHTGECHGPASTAAFRVWLRKKYLTLDRLNAAWGTAFWSQIYGDWEEILTPRRAPHDRNPSQQLDFRRFMSDAYLELYQMEKEILHELTPGIPATTNLVWFVRAIDGRSWAPHMDFISWDCYPDPLTGHGAEQFAAVGHDLMRSLKKKPFLLIEQAPSAVTWRPVNPPKPPGVMRLGSLQALARGADGVMFFQWRASRAGAEKYITGMVGHGDPGQSRLFAEIKSLGRELRLLAPITGTTIRSRVAIVFDWPVCWALDLEAKPARIDYPGWAQELHRYFYERNIPVDFVHPGAELDGYQLVVAPALYLLTKADAANLEKFVERGGTLLATYFSGIVDENEQIVLGGYPGYLRALLGVRVEEWIPYGEKQVNPVRFTGSGKEYPAEHWAEVVHLEGAETVATYGRDFFANGPAITANRHGRGTAYYLSARLPAPGLNELLQLVTAQAGIASLLPAPPNVEVTLREEGRRRFLFILNHGDTTAVVSLGSYQGIDLLTGSKTDARLSLTALGAAVIQLS encoded by the coding sequence ATGCCCCTGCTGCCCAAACTCCCCTCCACCCTCGCGTATGGTGGCGACTACAATCCGGAGCAATGGCCGGAGTCCGTCTGGCTGGAGGATGTGCGTTTGATGCGCGAGGCCGGCGTCAATCTGGTCAGCCTCGGCATTTTCAGCTGGTCGAAGCTGCAGCCGGCGGAAGACCGGTTCGATTTCACCTGGCTTGACCGGGTGATGGACCTCCTGGCACAAAACGGCATCATTGTCTGTCTGGCCACGGCGACCGCTTCCCCGCCCCCCTGGATGTCAGCCAAGTATCTGGATGTCTTGCCGGTCGATGCCAGCGGTCTGCCCCTGCACCAGGGCTCACGGCAGCACTATTCCCCTTCCAGCCCGACCTACCGGCGCCACGCCGGGCAGCTGGTCCGCCGGATCGCCGAGCGCTATCGCGATCATCCGGCACTCGCCGTCTGGCATGTGAACAACGAATACGCCTGCCACACGGGCGAATGTCACGGGCCCGCCAGCACCGCCGCCTTTCGGGTCTGGTTGAGAAAAAAATACCTCACGCTCGACCGGCTGAACGCGGCGTGGGGCACCGCCTTCTGGAGCCAGATCTACGGTGACTGGGAGGAAATCCTCACGCCCCGCCGGGCCCCCCATGACCGCAATCCGTCCCAGCAGCTTGATTTCCGCCGGTTCATGTCCGACGCCTATCTCGAACTCTACCAGATGGAGAAGGAGATCCTGCATGAATTGACGCCGGGAATTCCCGCCACCACCAACCTCGTGTGGTTTGTCCGCGCCATCGACGGCCGCAGCTGGGCGCCGCACATGGATTTTATTTCTTGGGACTGCTACCCCGATCCACTGACCGGGCACGGTGCGGAGCAATTCGCCGCCGTCGGCCACGATTTGATGCGATCGCTGAAGAAAAAACCCTTTCTGCTGATCGAACAGGCACCGTCGGCGGTCACCTGGCGGCCCGTCAATCCGCCCAAGCCGCCGGGCGTCATGCGCCTGGGCAGCCTTCAGGCCCTCGCCCGGGGCGCCGATGGCGTCATGTTCTTCCAGTGGCGCGCATCCCGGGCCGGCGCGGAAAAATACATCACCGGCATGGTCGGCCATGGCGACCCGGGCCAAAGCCGTCTTTTTGCCGAAATCAAATCACTCGGCCGGGAGTTGCGACTACTCGCTCCGATCACGGGCACAACCATTCGCAGCCGGGTGGCCATCGTGTTCGACTGGCCGGTATGCTGGGCGCTCGATCTCGAGGCCAAGCCCGCACGCATCGACTATCCCGGCTGGGCGCAGGAGTTGCACCGCTATTTTTATGAGCGCAACATCCCGGTCGACTTCGTGCACCCCGGCGCAGAGCTGGACGGCTACCAGCTCGTCGTAGCCCCGGCCCTCTACCTGCTGACGAAAGCGGATGCTGCGAACCTGGAGAAATTCGTCGAGCGGGGCGGCACGCTCCTCGCGACTTACTTCTCGGGCATCGTGGATGAAAACGAACAAATCGTGCTGGGCGGCTACCCGGGCTACCTGCGCGCGCTCCTGGGGGTGCGGGTGGAGGAATGGATTCCTTATGGGGAGAAACAGGTCAACCCCGTGCGTTTCACCGGAAGCGGAAAGGAATACCCCGCGGAGCACTGGGCCGAGGTCGTCCACCTGGAGGGCGCCGAAACCGTGGCGACTTATGGTCGGGATTTCTTTGCCAACGGCCCCGCCATCACTGCGAACCGCCACGGGCGTGGCACCGCTTATTACCTGAGCGCCCGCCTGCCGGCGCCGGGCCTGAACGAACTCCTGCAATTGGTGACCGCCCAGGCTGGCATCGCTTCATTGCTGCCCGCCCCGCCCAACGTCGAGGTAACGCTGCGGGAAGAGGGCCGGCGCCGCTTTCTCTTTATCCTCAATCATGGGGACACGACCGCTGTTGTTTCGCTTGGGTCTTATCAGGGCATCGACCTTCTGACCGGAAGCAAGACGGACGCCCGGCTCAGCCTCACTGCGCTCGGCGCGGCGGTAATCCAACTGTCTTAA
- a CDS encoding SDR family oxidoreductase codes for MKLKDQVAIVTGAGEGIGRGIALAFAREGAHVAVCARTNTHVEETARQIAALGRRTHCGFFDAADEAAVTRFVAETAERLGPPTLLVPNAATMPFGDFADMEVAAFDHCYAVKVKSAALFAKHCIPHMKKAGTGSIVFMASVAGHTGMARFSFYGAMNAALIALARGLALELAPSGVRVNSVSPGTVDSPMLHRFAKELGSDMESMRALFDAGHPRGRIATIEEIAATFVFLAGPDAANITATDILCDGGFTFNGVPGRRG; via the coding sequence ATGAAACTAAAGGATCAAGTCGCCATCGTCACAGGCGCCGGCGAAGGCATCGGGCGGGGCATCGCTCTCGCCTTCGCCCGCGAAGGGGCCCATGTCGCCGTGTGCGCCCGCACCAACACCCATGTCGAGGAAACCGCCCGACAGATTGCCGCACTGGGGCGGAGGACGCATTGCGGCTTCTTTGATGCCGCCGACGAGGCGGCCGTCACCCGTTTCGTCGCCGAGACTGCGGAACGCTTGGGGCCGCCCACCCTGCTCGTGCCCAACGCCGCCACCATGCCCTTTGGCGATTTTGCAGACATGGAGGTCGCGGCGTTCGACCACTGTTATGCGGTGAAGGTCAAGTCCGCCGCGTTATTCGCCAAGCACTGCATTCCGCATATGAAAAAAGCCGGCACAGGCAGCATCGTGTTCATGGCCAGCGTGGCCGGGCATACCGGCATGGCGCGGTTCTCCTTTTATGGAGCGATGAATGCGGCGCTCATCGCCCTGGCGCGCGGGCTGGCCCTCGAACTCGCCCCTTCGGGCGTGCGGGTGAACAGCGTTTCCCCCGGCACGGTCGATTCCCCGATGTTGCATCGTTTCGCGAAAGAACTCGGCAGCGACATGGAGAGCATGCGGGCGCTGTTCGATGCCGGCCACCCGCGCGGACGGATCGCGACCATCGAGGAAATTGCGGCGACGTTCGTGTTTCTCGCGGGTCCCGACGCGGCCAATATCACGGCCACCGATATTCTCTGCGACGGTGGATTCACCTTCAACGGTGTCCCGGGGCGGCGGGGCTGA